The Pseudomonas fluorescens genome segment GCCTGCCTGCAAGCACCGATCGATCACGAGGCCCTGCGTGACTGGCGCGACCTGTCCCGCCTGGTCGAGCAACGGATGCTGGAGATCTACGATGAAGACGCCGCCGCCCGCCAACTCATCCTTGCGCAGCACGGCCTTACCGAAGTCACCCAGGCCGACCGCCAGCACGACCTTGAACTGGGCGACCTGATGCACAAGCTGTTCGATCATCACTTCGAACTGCCGAGGCTGCCGGATGACGTGGACGTTTTCGCGCTGGCAATGGAGCTGGGCGACCGCGTCTACGCCCGCTCGGTGCAGCAGCACGGGCAGATCACCCCGCGCATGGCCGAGGAAGGCATGCGCGTGTTCGATGCCTATCTCGGGCTGTATCTGCCGCCCTATCTGCCCAAG includes the following:
- a CDS encoding TetR/AcrR family transcriptional regulator yields the protein MTRPAPVRKPRARSQARIDSILDAARTLLAAEGVASLSIYSVAERAQIPPSSVYHFFASVPALLEGLTADVHAAFRACLQAPIDHEALRDWRDLSRLVEQRMLEIYDEDAAARQLILAQHGLTEVTQADRQHDLELGDLMHKLFDHHFELPRLPDDVDVFALAMELGDRVYARSVQQHGQITPRMAEEGMRVFDAYLGLYLPPYLPKRIL